The genomic window ATTCCAAAACTAGCATTtggataaaattaaaaagaaaagctGCAACgcttcattaaatttaataactctTTGTTAAAACTATTAAAGAAGTACTCACTATCACTACATTattctcatatacatacatacatatcggaATCTAGttattattataaacatatttatcttttcttgttagttaattaaaaatattttatggttgGACTAAAAACTTCGCACcagataaaaattaaagtagcttatttttttttttttaattttaaatgttaatgccaaagtttattttaaaaaaatatattttttttttacctgtGATTTTATGAGATGTTGATCAATATTTAGCAAATGTTTAGACgcatttgttataaaattctttACAAACATAGACATTCCCTTGTAAATTGCAATGTTATTATCGACTAAAAAGAATGTTGGAAGTTGAAAATTGGGTAAAGTTTAGTTTTTGGAATTAATACTTAATTTTCGTTGcagcaaattatttttgtagcgAGATTCTGTTATAACGTTATCATTTCCCAATGTTGGTACCTTTTTTTCGAACAAATCTacagaaaaatatgtatgtatatttgattttggtcAAATCTTGTATTTATTGTGTTACCTTCATCTGACTCAGTAGCTTCACCAGGAACTTCGGATGCGAATATTTTGATCTGAcgataaatttaacaaattataatttcaattaaaatgtgCAAACAAATCTTTTACATGAGTTTCTTCATCGGATTCGGAAGCTTCTCCTCGTACTAATTCTGTCATTTGTAACACTTCACTATCAGCTCAAATCCAAATTTTTCATCTACAATTTTAATACAAACCAATAAACTTTTATGACCAATTCACATTCCATCAGACATTTGTTTTGGCCACGGTAGAGGGTTTTGACAGAAAAGTTCAATGTATGCTTTTGTATGAGTACGTTCACATAAAAAGTTGATGACGAGAAGCtgaactgtaaatggcgtcgtgaatttttctatatgaacatttgtaagaaggcagcgacataacaatggccggtatgtacacaaaacaacacagctgtccattttgcatgtagacaatttcgttgtggccatactaatacctctcacttcaatgaaattttttatgcaaaaaataagtaaataggtaaatttatttgttttaaattatcaaatg from Bactrocera tryoni isolate S06 chromosome 5, CSIRO_BtryS06_freeze2, whole genome shotgun sequence includes these protein-coding regions:
- the LOC120776825 gene encoding biogenesis of lysosome-related organelles complex 1 subunit 3, translating into MTELVRGEASESDEETHIKIFASEVPGEATESDEDLFEKKVPTLGNDNVITESRYKNNLLQRKLIDNNIAIYKGMSMFVKNFITNASKHLLNIDQHLIKSQVTMQSVLCSLKNSQVSMKQLHEKHKDIFTSNFVPDIKH